The following proteins are encoded in a genomic region of Macrobrachium rosenbergii isolate ZJJX-2024 chromosome 31, ASM4041242v1, whole genome shotgun sequence:
- the LOC136855282 gene encoding calcium-binding and coiled-coil domain-containing protein 1-like has product MVPMSSVHEAALKEMALCLRQKSSLETISRKERNEGRTEYSEVLQEIRRLREGQEDLQKEIRKEHERNQKMEQLLQNLLKKVEEKPSDQHTREFAKADDRTKEAEVMSGRRDGKERKTPLARRLRPKRWKPNEMSLWSSVLKFAAQKHKKKEEGVGPPSELLRGHAEDRAVRGAPTGQDAENLHLRNRISVARVRNELLQEQLEAQKAENKQLRNRITQMEGGLKVDNECVENLRRQLGKANCIVEQKIKEADS; this is encoded by the exons atggtgccaatgagCTCCGTGCACGAAGcagcactgaaggaaatggcactatgcctgaggcagaag TCCAGCTTGGAAACCATTTCTCGGAAAGAAAGGAACGAAGGCAGAACAGAATACAGCGAAGTTCTGCAGGAAATAAGACGACTGAGAGAGGGACAAGAAGACCTGCAGAAGGAGATCCGCAAAGAACACGAGAGGAACCAGAAGATGGAACAACTACTCCAGAATCTTCTGAAGAAAGTGGAAGAGAAGCCATCAGACCAGCACACCAGAGAATTCGCTAAAGCAGACGACAGGACGAAGGAAGCCGAAGTTATGTCTGGAAGGAGGgatggaaaggagaggaagacacCCTTGGCCCGCAGATTAAGACCCAAACGTTGGAAGCCAAATGAAATGAGTTTGTGGAGTTCAGTGTTGAAATTCGCTGCCCAGAAacataagaagaaagaagaaggagtcGGACCGCCCTCTGAATTACTACGAGGACATGCAGAGGACAGGGCTGTACGAGGAGCTCCCACTGGGCAAGACGCAGAAAACCTCCACCTGCGGAACAGGATTAGCGTTGCCAGAGTTAGGAACGAACTTCTACAAGAGCAACTGGAGGCCCAAAAGGCAGAGAACAAGCAACTCAGGAATCGCATTACCCAGATGGAAGGAGGATTGAAAGTGGACAATGAATGTGTGGAGAACCTCAGGCGGCAGCTGGGCAAGGCGAACTGCATTGTCGAACAAAAGATCAAGGAAGCTGACAGTTAA